A region of the Lycium barbarum isolate Lr01 chromosome 1, ASM1917538v2, whole genome shotgun sequence genome:
GTGATAGGGTCCAGTTCAAGGCAACTGTTGATTGGTACTGTTATTAAATCAATGGAGTTGAATGTTATGTTTGTTAATCCTAACTCAAGATTATGTTTTGTGTATTCGTACATTGTATGTTAATTTCTGCCATGGTGATGATTTAATATCTTACAGGATCATGATTAAAAGTAATCAACATTAGCAGGGGAAATTCCAGCTGTTTGTTCCTTAATTACTACCACAATCGTCTTTTGAAGAACTTTTACCTTGGAATTCCTCTTTTTCCCTTTTGGAAAGAAGAAATGCAAGGAAAATTGCTAATTTGCGCAAGTCCTACATACATCATTACTATATAGTTGACTAAGAGCAATTATGTGAATGTTCAAGGATTATTTGATGTAAGATTATGTGTACCAATAGCGGTGCAGATTCTCAAAGGGAtggcttcttttcttttttcaaacaGAATTTCgtgatattctttttctttgacaTAAAATTTTTGCCTCCTAATTTGGGCCTTTGGGGATATTATACACGGTTTCAGAATTTTGGTTGTAGCAGTTCTTCGATAGGATATTGTTGGAAGTTTTCATACAGATTTGTACTCCCCACAAGAAGCaatatttcttaagttgcagCTAAACTTCTATTAAAAATATTGGATATGTCAGCTTGAGTAAGATATGATAATGTGAAGCCTACAAATTAATAACGAATGAACGCAACTATATAtccatacagtcaaacctcttcaTAATTGTCATTTATTATAACGGCATTTCGTTATAACGGTCTGATTTTCttcggaaccgatttttcatgttatattttatttctctataacatcattctacctataacagcagtgccgttcattatagcggtacactctttgtaaaattacctctctataatagttatactcaaatattgtgtaatactccctccatgtcaaaaagagtgtccacttagcctttatttttttattcaaaAAGGGTGCCCGCTTAcctaatcaagaaagaattaacattattttttcagatttgcccttTTTAAGTATTAAGTGACAGAATCCCAATACTTATTTAATTtgggatagtttagtcaaattacctatttttgcctgggagttagtattttcttaagaggtgtgtaaatggctaagtggacaatCTTTTTGAACCGGGGGAAGTAatcttttgtaagaaatatattatgtataaaaataaaatattaaattttttgtagTAATCATCAAGAAGAAGCTATTAAATTcctttttgctgaaagtttggacaaaaatctTTGTTAATTCAGgtgttatattatcactaagagactggactttacgaaacaacctacaattgtagaattcttacgtcaaacttgaaatatttaaattttcaattaatcTAAAATGCATATGCTCCTTAGTACGGTACAACTAGTTACAAATTTATTAGTCACTTCAATTTTTATTAATGAAACAGAAAAATCAAtcgagattttaaaattaacaaatattttattttcgtttataacatatagaaaaaaaagtatagaaaaatAAATTTATGCGTACTTTTGTTCATAACAGCTAATGATATCCAAACATCAAATGCCAGTATGCatacataacaacacctcactatagcagctATGAAATTTTCAGACAAACGCTGCcactatagagaggtttgactgtataacaAAATATCATGATTAGATGATTTAATTTTCTTTTCTACCTATTTAAGACGTTTTCTTGAGAAAATTATATATAgttaaaacttaaaagcataAGATTTTCGCATCAAGAAAAGGGTCATGAATTGATTTGTAGCACTTtataaatttattttaatttctatgTCCTTTTTAAGAGATTCTAATTTTTACATAAAAGATATTTTTACAGAGTCATTTTCTTCCGTTCAAATTATAAAGGTTATGTTCATCCATTTCCTCAATATATATCTGTTTGAAATCACCTCCTTTGAATTTTTTGATTCGCTTCTTTCAATGCTTATTGGGTACTTTCAGTTCCCTTTAATTGTGCCTTCTACTTCTCCATCGTCTCCAAACAGTTAAGGTAAAATTAAACCAATGTTTCACTACTAATTTTCCATATTCTCCAAAGCCTCAGTAGTCAGTTCGTACACTAGAAATAATTACACAACTCATTCGGTGTATTAATTTTGCACACATACAGATATAGTCAAGTGTGTGtctatatatgcatataaattgGCCAACCCTTCAATCAGGGGAAAATCACATGGCATGTTTTCTGATGACAAATATAAAACGGTAACTAAATCTCCAATATGAAATTAAGTTTCGTATACTTATAATGTAAAGATTCTTTTATAGTATTAGACTTTCTCAGAAATCACATCTGTAATTAAATTATAGTAGCATGTTAGCTAAATACCATAGTTCTTATGTTATTAGTTAATGTCTATCATAAGGATCACTCATAATTAACTGAAAATTAGCATGATTGTGTAGAAGAAACTTACACGGCATCGAACTTAAATTCTTTATTAAATCAATATAATCCTAGTCCCTAGATTTAAGTTGTATACATCGACGTTCTAAAAGATATTTATGTtatcatgttaaattgacctGCTATAACAGGTTATTAACTCTATTTTTTTCAAGGTATCATATTAGGCTTGATATGAAAAATTAGATGTTATTGTAGGTCAACTTAACCTGATATCgtaattttctttttataatatCTGTGCGCAAATAACTCTATAACCCTACGTACGTACCGATAGTGGTCGCATAGAAAATTAGGAAGTTGCCGGTCCATATTAGTGTTTTAGGTAACATTAAGTTCCCTACCATGGTATCTCATGTGACCGACCATTTATTTCCATTGACCTGGCATTGCTTCTCTCTTAACCCCCACACACTATAAATTAAACTAACTTCACTTATTCTCATCAAACAACTAACTCAAAAATTGACTCTTCAAAAAGAGCAAAAAAGAAATGGCAACAGAACTTGAAATTACGGAGCTTAGATTGGGATTTCTTCCTACTTCGTTGGATCAGAAAAATGAGAAGAAAAGGGTGTTTTCGGATATCGAGAGTGACAGAAGTAGCAGCAATGTTAACGATCATGCTGATGATGTTAAGTGTAGAAACAAGAACCAAGTTGTTGGGTGGCCACCTGTTTGTGCTTACCGGAGAAAGAATAATAATCGTGAAGGATCGAAGAAGTACGTGAAAGTTGGTTTGGATGGTGCTCCTTTTCTTAGAAAAGTTGATTTGAGCAATCACAAGGAATACGATGAATTGGTTATGAATCTTGAAAAGCTCTTCGGGTGCTATGGCATTTGTAAGTTTCTTGTTCCTTCAGTTTATTGTTACTCCAATATATAGTGTTTCATTGAAAACAAAAAAGCATCCATGcagaattgcaagacaaaaattCAATAAAAGGAATATACTTTAACAAGGGTCTTTACATTGTACATAAATAAACATTCATATTCTACTCCGCAAATTTTTAAACATATAGAAACCTATGATTCAAAATTGCATATGCTATTGGTTTGGTTAGTTTCTGATCATGGTTGGCTCACCAGATCTATTAGCTGAGAAGTAAGCCTTCTTGTGATAATTATCAATGTCTCAACATTAAGAAGCAAATATCAATTTTAACCTGTTAACCATGGTAGGTGACCTATTATAGCGATTGAATTTATATTGACAATGAAACAGTCTCTTTTACACTCGTGTAGAAATCTTGTAAAATTATGCTGTCTAGAATTTCATGGTACCCGGCGACTTGAAACTGAAATTGAATAGAAAAACATAGTAAACTATCTCATTTCTTCGGAGTACTTTTTTTTCCCCAAAAGAATGTCATTTATTTTTGTTTAGaaatactttaatattattcattAATATCACTGACTTCTATTAAACCATAAATTTTCAAAGGTTTTATTTTTATTAGATTTTTATGTCCAATTAAACACTATTACTACATAAATTGGACTAAGGGAGTATGATAGTATAAAAAAAATCTTTAGAAATTAGAAAAAAGGAAGACAATTAGACAAAGGAAATAATGAGATGTGGGAATTTGTGGACAGGCGAAGCAATGAAGGATGCAGACAATTCAGAGTACATTCCGATATACGAGGACAAAGATGGAGACTGGATGCTTGTTGGTGACGTTCCTTGGCAGTAAGTTCACTTCACTACCTCTAACACTAAAATTATATACCTTAATAAATTGCATAATTGGATAACTGAACCACTATTAATTGGTATAGTTAGGagtaataaaatttataaaaatgaGAAACTTGCTACGCTAGTTCACATGCACCTGATTTCTACGTTCCAAGAAAAATAATGTGTACGTCTCAATTACTTTAATGTTTTGTCATTAATATTAGTACATGATTTCTTGGGCAGTTTCCGATCTTATTCAGAAGCAGATTTCTTCGTACTCCGTATACGTAACTGGGTAGGTGTGTGATGTTTCTCATGTGGGTGTGTTGGATTTAAGTTTTCTTTGCTGAATTAAACATTACCACTGAACTTGTCAACGAaagatcaagagaaaaataagaattGATTTTTGTGATAAAGGTAAAAAGTCTCCCCATTATATCCTTTCTTTTTACCGAAGATTAAACCCCATTTTTGGGAAGAACTCCCTGATTATAGGAACACCTTTTGTAAAATTATGTTGAAGCAACAAATTATTCAATCATGTATGATCAAGAATTCTCTTTCTTCATCATCAGCAATCGAATCACTGTTCCCGATTCATGATTCTATTTTATCATCAATCCAATTCCCGttcatgtttttttcttttcttatcaaTGAATAGATCTCTTTACTTATATGATTTAGATGTTTATAAGTTCAATCCTAAGCTGAATTACTTAAAGATAAAATCAAACTAACCGATTTTCAAAAACATTTAATCAAACAAAATTCCAAAAATGTATTTGAAGAAAAGGACCTGAGGTCTAAAGTATCCCCACACAAAGTGAAAAAGCAGTAGAAATTGACTTTGTACAATGATTTCACCTGCCACAATTTCTTCCAGAATTCAGAAAATTGCCGACAAACTTGTAATTTTCCAAGAAATAGTTTTGAATCAGACAAGAATGTCCCAGACGACAACACCAGGGGTCAAGCAGTAATTATCACATTCGAAGCTTTTCTGGACCACGTTTTCTCTTGGACAATCATTAATTCATAGACAATCTTTTCATCTCCTGTTATACGTACTCAATTATGTTTTGAGTATTTCTTACTGTTACCAGCATGCctatctcttttttcttttctgtgtattttttttttccttttaactgATCTTTTTGTGGGGAGAAATTAAAGTAGAAAAACTAATGAAGATATTCAATTGTGATTTACAGGATGTTTAGTGAATCATGCAAAAGGCTAAGGATAATGAAGAGATCGGATGCAAAAGTGATAGGGCTTCGAACAAAAGACTTTCTCAAGGGAATGTCCAAAGAGAAATGAGGCCTTTTAATCGCTTGCATTAGTGAGAAATAGAGTGATTGACCACTGGGTTAGTGGCCTCTCATATCATCAATTATGTTAAtgttatatgtttaattgtatctTAATCTGCAtcataatgtagatgtaatttTAGGTGTTAAGTAAGACATAATTATACTATTTCCTCTTCTAGCAAATTCTTACGTGACGATTTATGTTGGTTGCTAATTTTGTTATGTGTAATCCAGATAACGTGCTTAAAGCTAGCAGCTACTGTAATACTAGCTTAGCTTTTAGTACAATatatggaatttttttttctcttcatttaTCTCATTATATATTATTGGTAACTTTGTTTTATAGTAACGTTGAATATGTTGGACTTTAGTCAGGTTTCCCCTATATTTGAAAAATTAATCATCCAATACTGGGACGCTCAGGTAAATATGAGTCTCTATTGAGGCTATCAATTTCATCTTATAAATAGAAGATATAAATTATGTACTCGACACGTCCCCTTATATGCCAGCTGATTATTTACTCTTCTTTTTTATAAGACATGCAAATTATTTTGATAATGCGTGACAGAGATATCCGAATTCAAAACCGTTGAGTATACGTTTTTTTTGCTTTAATTATGTTCCTAACACATGAATTTCCATGGCTACACGCACGAGCTTATGTTATTGATACAGAGTAAAAAGTCACACGACTATATGTGAAATTAGAGACTTGCAACTACAACTATATAACCATCTACAATAAGCCTAATTTGATACTAACTTagaaaacaaaataaacaacTTGTTGTAATAGGTAGAAATACAATGTATaatgttaaaaatatttataatgTCAGCGTACACATGTTAAATGACGTCTAACCTAAAGCAAATGCAATAATGCATTGCCCACGATACGTTAGTAGAGCTGTGGTCGTTAGGCAAGTGGATAGTGGCTAAAAGAGAAAATCTTGTTTAACTTGTGGCTAAGTTCGTTCTCTTCCTTAATCTATTCACCTTGATGAGCTTGGATCAATCAAACCCCTAGAACATAGTGAAAAATGTACAATATAATGTCACACGGGCTAGCAGCTTTCTTGGAATCCTAGAAGAGCTAACACAACAATATATAAAAACATTTAAAAAAACAAGTAAATAATAATATACTACATATAGGTTCATGCATCAGGTAAAAATGGCAAGGTTCCGGTATCCATCCAACTCAATTCCCATGCATAATGTATCATTCTCTTGGACTATATATGAAATACAGATGAAATTATTTTAAGTTTCCACTAGAAGCATAACTTGTTATTTTGTTAGCTCTTACATGCATGCATGGTCAGACTTTTCAATCCCTATATTAATTTATCTGTCAAACGTCGTCCTTTTTTGAATTACAATCAGCTTTAGTAGCTAATTATTTCCAAAAGACTCGAGAAACCATGGGAGACTTGTAAACTATGTTCTCAGGTCAAGTTTTTCAATTCTCATACAACGTGAATTAAGGATGTATATACATTAACAAGTCGCGAAGAAGAAAATTAAGAATGTTATTCATTCAGCATTGTCCAAAGGAATTCACTTTGTTAATTGCCAAGGTGCAGATTCTTCACGAGAGGCATGCATAATTTAGTACTAAGGTACTATTGTAAACGTATACCAACTAACTAATTAAACTACCATGGCACATGGTCTCCTCATAGATACGTCCGACAGAAGGCACTGTTTGAGAATAACATgcatttaataattttattttaatattaaattgGATTTGGTTAACTGTCCATTATCACATGTCCTGCTAGAAACCTGAATTATGTACTTAGGTGACTTAGCAACTCATTTTCTTGTTTGTTCAATTGCAAAGTACTTCTGGCCTATTTGCATACAACTAATGGTAACCAGGGTATCTGTCAGGGCCTGTGACTACATCTCTCTGCAAAGAACTTAATTAGGGTTCATTTGGTTGATAGTTTGGAATAATTAATCCGAGGATACAATTTCACATAAGATAATATAGTGTTTGGTTGGTCGTATAAGAAAAAGAATCATCGCATGGTTACTAATCTAGTGTTTGATTGGCAGTATTTAATTTACTTGCACCAAATTATGTGAAAATTTTCGTATTATTTTTTGCAGGATAGAatatgaaataataataataataataataataataataataataataataataataataataataataataataataataataatacatgtATATACAACACGGGAATTAAACCATTTAAATGTAAAAATGCTTTTTAAAGTAAATAATTCATGTATAAAAATCTTCTCAGTATTAATTACGATGCGCACATAAATAATAATCCCTGCATATTATAAACACTATATATAAGTAGCTAGTATGTGAACAAAACGTCCCCAAAAATTTAAGTGCATATTCAGTATCATGATCAGTTTGTATATAATTCacaaattaaaaaagaaagagCTTAAAATCAATGTTCTCACCTAATTCTATCACGAAAATATAATGTTGCAATAGTAATTTTGCTCCTTCAAGAACTACAATTGATCAGAATTGTAGTAGTATAGTAGGTAACGAATTAGACACAACATTAATTTAACTTATTTCATGTTTTTTCCTACATGTATCTGTTACTGAAGTAGATTGTACACAAAGTCTAGACCGCTCATGTGATTTTATTGTTGTAGGTCTAAATTTACAATTTCTCTTCTGTCCTGTCTGCAAATATATATAGAGGAATCAATTTCCAAAAATAACCTTTCCACGCACGAGAAAGTTAATGTCATCTTCGTCGCTATTTATGAGAGGTCAATTTTTGTATGAATTTCTTTGGAAAACTGATGATACCATCTAACTGCAAAATTTGCTATGTTCGATCAATTCAAGGAAAATAACCTGAAATGTTGGAACACATCAAGAACTGGTCCACGCGAACTGTGCATCCCCCAAATTACTCGCTTTATGCTATTGTCACGTTCAAAAATTACTGAAGAGTCTGCCCACTACTGGAATCGTTATCACTGCATTACTCATTCTGTTTAATCAGTAAAGCTAAGTACgcattatatatgtataaatatacatTTGCTCAACCTAAATATGCATTCAAGTGTAGCATGTGCTATAATACGGTATGTTTTGGACAGTACGAACAAGTACCGAATAAACCTTGATATGTTTCATAATATTCAAAGCATAAATTATAGGCAGCTGTTTACCTAAATTAAAGTATGATCTGCCAGGCGTTTTAACTTTTCAAATCTcctttaatttgttttttttttttttttttttttttaaattcacgCTTTATATCGTGTTGTCATGTTATGACATCCCAGTTTTTTATGACAAATTGTCTTGTTGAGAGAAGCAATTACTTATTATGCACTGAGaatgtaaaaaaaattatattagtTTGTCTAAAAGATAGTTACAGTACATATAAACGTGACatattaagaaataaaaaaacgaAACAAGTTACTAGCTAAAATATATGTCGATATAGTGAAACTTTGTTTCACCATTGGTCCATAAGTTAAATTCATTCAATTAGTCCGCCATAAATTCACTCTAAATTTAGTACTACTACGAACTGATGAAAAATAGTACTGCGAATTAATTAGCATTTCTATTTCCTTCTTTAAATTGTAGACATATATAAGCAAAAAGCCATATTATAGCATGGACGTGTTGGTTGGAGGTGGATCCGGTTcctctccattttccccaagttccTACTTGGAGGAGAGATACATGtcataattaaaaattaaagattGAGATCAAATTATCCAAATCACGGTCCTAACCATGACAAAAATAATAatcattttctttatttattctAAAAATATTTGGCAATCCCAAAATTCTAGCTAAAATATTATCTCATCTATAAATTAATCCTacattttttctctcttttcctaTTTTATTACATGCTCTTTTAGTTTAGTGATCAAGTGTTAAGAGTATTTTTAGTTTTTAATATGTTCATTTAGTATCATGTACAACATGTCAACATTCATGTAAACTAATCATGAAGTGAATAATTTTGTGTAAATAAGCAAGAAGCTGGACGACataaagagcctgtttggatgggcttatgcctataagctgcaaacagcttataagctaaaaaaaataagttggggtagtctaacttattttttttggcttataagctgttttcagcttataagctgctttagataagctaagtcaaatgggcccaattatttttttgagcttattttaagcacaaaatgactttaagctggccagtcaaacactcaaaaaagctgaaaacagcttataagcaacttataagccaatccaaacgggctctatgagAAATTTTTTGGGAACATATCCAGATCTTCCATGACAGATAGTAAAGaggaggtgggggggggggggtgggggggggagTAAAAAGAActgtttaaaaaaataaaataaaaaactgttcaaaagaaggaaaaatcagaGCACGTAATAAATAGGAAAATTGAGAAAAATTTAGGGTTAATTTATAGGTGAGATACTGTTTTAGCTAAAATTCCGGGATATCCATTATTATTTAGAGTAAAAATTAAGAAATTACTTGTTATTCTAATTATGATTAGAATCTTAATTTGGGTAATTAGATTTAAACCTTTAATTCTTAATTATGACATGTGTCTCTTATGAAGATAAGAGAAATGGAAAGAAGTCGGATAAGAAATAAGAAAATGAAACAAGTTACTATCTAAAATATATGTCGAAATAGAGAAACTTCGTTTCACCTACAATCCATAAGTTAAATTCATTCAATTACAATTTAGTACTACTACGAATTGATGAAAAATAGTACTGCGAATTAATTAGCATTTCTATACTTATATATATTGTCGACATATATAAGCAAAAAGCTATATTATAGTGTGGACGTGTCGGTTGGAGACCCGTTAGCGTGATA
Encoded here:
- the LOC132598510 gene encoding auxin-induced protein 22C-like isoform X1; translation: MATELEITELRLGFLPTSLDQKNEKKRVFSDIESDRSSSNVNDHADDVKCRNKNQVVGWPPVCAYRRKNNNREGSKKYVKVGLDGAPFLRKVDLSNHKEYDELVMNLEKLFGCYGICEAMKDADNSEYIPIYEDKDGDWMLVGDVPWQMFSESCKRLRIMKRSDAKVIGLRTKDFLKGMSKEK
- the LOC132598510 gene encoding auxin-induced protein 22C-like isoform X2, coding for MATELEITELRLGFLPTSLDQKNEKKRVFSDIESDRSSSNVNDHADDVKCRNKNQVVGWPPVCAYRRKNNNREGSKKYVKVGLDGAPFLRKVDLSNHKEYDELVMNLEKLFGCYGICEAMKDADNSEYIPIYEDKDGDWMLVGDVPWHFRSYSEADFFVLRIRNWVGCLVNHAKG
- the LOC132598510 gene encoding auxin-induced protein 22C-like isoform X3, producing MATELEITELRLGFLPTSLDQKNEKKRVFSDIESDRSSSNVNDHADDVKCRNKNQVVGWPPVCAYRRKNNNREGSKKYVKVGLDGAPFLRKVDLSNHKEYDELVMNLEKLFGCYGICEAMKDADNSEYIPIYEDKDGDWMLVGDVPWHFRSYSEADFFVLRIRNWDV